A portion of the Gadus macrocephalus chromosome 10, ASM3116895v1 genome contains these proteins:
- the LOC132466206 gene encoding hepatitis A virus cellular receptor 1 homolog isoform X1 produces the protein MTCSSALRYLLLCLLTGVNVCGGDPDVVVVGLAGHSVTLPCVYDTQYTGSPVHTCWIRDRVPNNRCSYALLCRYPGRGPPRQGTPQAGGRLQLPGRACDGDVSLTIQDLQSSDSGLYVCRVRVPGRFNVLKVRVQLEVKEEASDHRGTTTNQEEVQVSTSIGNIVRMTALGFTNIVVILLLLFKFLCIVIASVVQWSALCLTPWRPGFKSG, from the exons ATGACCTGTTCTTCTGCTCTCCGCTATCTGCTCCTCTGCCTCCTTACCGGTGTTAACG TGTGCGGAGGCGACcctgatgtggtggtggtgggtctcGCCGGCCACAGCGTCACCCTGCCCTGCGTCTATGACACCCAGTACACCGGCAGCCCCGTGCACACGTGTTGGATCCGCGACAGGGTGCCCAACAACAGGTGCTCCTACGCCCTCCTCTGCAGGTATCCAGGCAGGGGACCCCCCAG GCAGGGGACCCCCCAGGCCGGGGGGCGGCTCCAGCTGCCGGGCCGCGCCTGCGACGGGGACGTGTCCCTGACCATCCAGGACCTGCAGAGCAGCGACTCGGGGCTGTACGTCTGCAGGGTGAGGGTCCCGGGCCGGTTCAACGTCCTGAAGGTCCGGGTTCagctggaggtgaaggaggaag cCAGTGATCACCGAGGGACCACAACAAACCAG GAAGAGGTCCAAGTCTCCACTTCTATCGGAAACATCGTCAGAATGACAGCATTGGGTTTCACCAACATCGTTGTCATCCTACTTCTCCTTTTTAA ATTTTTGTGTAtcgtcatcgcctcagtggtgcagtggagtgcactctgcctaacgccctggagaccggggttcaagtccggttga
- the LOC132466206 gene encoding hepatitis A virus cellular receptor 1 homolog isoform X2: MTCSSALRYLLLCLLTGVNVCGGDPDVVVVGLAGHSVTLPCVYDTQYTGSPVHTCWIRDRVPNNRCSYALLCRYPGRGPPRQGTPQAGGRLQLPGRACDGDVSLTIQDLQSSDSGLYVCRVRVPGRFNVLKVRVQLEVKEEASDHRGTTTNQEEVQVSTSIGNIVRMTALGFTNIVVILLLLFKWKVTT, translated from the exons ATGACCTGTTCTTCTGCTCTCCGCTATCTGCTCCTCTGCCTCCTTACCGGTGTTAACG TGTGCGGAGGCGACcctgatgtggtggtggtgggtctcGCCGGCCACAGCGTCACCCTGCCCTGCGTCTATGACACCCAGTACACCGGCAGCCCCGTGCACACGTGTTGGATCCGCGACAGGGTGCCCAACAACAGGTGCTCCTACGCCCTCCTCTGCAGGTATCCAGGCAGGGGACCCCCCAG GCAGGGGACCCCCCAGGCCGGGGGGCGGCTCCAGCTGCCGGGCCGCGCCTGCGACGGGGACGTGTCCCTGACCATCCAGGACCTGCAGAGCAGCGACTCGGGGCTGTACGTCTGCAGGGTGAGGGTCCCGGGCCGGTTCAACGTCCTGAAGGTCCGGGTTCagctggaggtgaaggaggaag cCAGTGATCACCGAGGGACCACAACAAACCAG GAAGAGGTCCAAGTCTCCACTTCTATCGGAAACATCGTCAGAATGACAGCATTGGGTTTCACCAACATCGTTGTCATCCTACTTCTCCTTTTTAA GTGGAAGGTTACTACATGA
- the LOC132466206 gene encoding hepatitis A virus cellular receptor 1 homolog isoform X3, translating into MTCSSALRYLLLCLLTGVNVCGGDPDVVVVGLAGHSVTLPCVYDTQYTGSPVHTCWIRDRVPNNRCSYALLCRYPGRGPPRQGTPQAGGRLQLPGRACDGDVSLTIQDLQSSDSGLYVCRVRVPGRFNVLKVRVQLEVKEEASDHRGTTTNQEEVQVSTSIGNIVRMTALGFTNIVVILLLLFK; encoded by the exons ATGACCTGTTCTTCTGCTCTCCGCTATCTGCTCCTCTGCCTCCTTACCGGTGTTAACG TGTGCGGAGGCGACcctgatgtggtggtggtgggtctcGCCGGCCACAGCGTCACCCTGCCCTGCGTCTATGACACCCAGTACACCGGCAGCCCCGTGCACACGTGTTGGATCCGCGACAGGGTGCCCAACAACAGGTGCTCCTACGCCCTCCTCTGCAGGTATCCAGGCAGGGGACCCCCCAG GCAGGGGACCCCCCAGGCCGGGGGGCGGCTCCAGCTGCCGGGCCGCGCCTGCGACGGGGACGTGTCCCTGACCATCCAGGACCTGCAGAGCAGCGACTCGGGGCTGTACGTCTGCAGGGTGAGGGTCCCGGGCCGGTTCAACGTCCTGAAGGTCCGGGTTCagctggaggtgaaggaggaag cCAGTGATCACCGAGGGACCACAACAAACCAG GAAGAGGTCCAAGTCTCCACTTCTATCGGAAACATCGTCAGAATGACAGCATTGGGTTTCACCAACATCGTTGTCATCCTACTTCTCCTTTTTAAGTAA
- the LOC132466206 gene encoding T-cell immunoglobulin and mucin domain-containing protein 2-like isoform X4 — protein MTPSTPAAPCTRVGSATGCPTTGAPTPSSAGIQAGDPPGRGPPRQGTPQAGGRLQLPGRACDGDVSLTIQDLQSSDSGLYVCRVRVPGRFNVLKVRVQLEVKEEASDHRGTTTNQEEVQVSTSIGNIVRMTALGFTNIVVILLLLFKFLCIVIASVVQWSALCLTPWRPGFKSG, from the exons ATGACACCCAGTACACCGGCAGCCCCGTGCACACGTGTTGGATCCGCGACAGGGTGCCCAACAACAGGTGCTCCTACGCCCTCCTCTGCAGGTATCCAGGCAGGGGACCCCCCAGGCAGGGGACCCCCCAG GCAGGGGACCCCCCAGGCCGGGGGGCGGCTCCAGCTGCCGGGCCGCGCCTGCGACGGGGACGTGTCCCTGACCATCCAGGACCTGCAGAGCAGCGACTCGGGGCTGTACGTCTGCAGGGTGAGGGTCCCGGGCCGGTTCAACGTCCTGAAGGTCCGGGTTCagctggaggtgaaggaggaag cCAGTGATCACCGAGGGACCACAACAAACCAG GAAGAGGTCCAAGTCTCCACTTCTATCGGAAACATCGTCAGAATGACAGCATTGGGTTTCACCAACATCGTTGTCATCCTACTTCTCCTTTTTAA ATTTTTGTGTAtcgtcatcgcctcagtggtgcagtggagtgcactctgcctaacgccctggagaccggggttcaagtccggttga